One part of the Budorcas taxicolor isolate Tak-1 chromosome 22, Takin1.1, whole genome shotgun sequence genome encodes these proteins:
- the ZNF24 gene encoding zinc finger protein 24, translating into MSAQSVEEDSILIIPTPDEEEKILRVKLEEDPDGEEGSSIPWNHLPDPEVFRQRFRQFGYQDSPGPREAVSQLRELCRLWLRPETHTKEQILELVVLEQFVAILPKELQTWVREHHPENGEEAVTVLEDLESELDDPGQPVSLRRRKREVLVEEIVSQEEAQGLPSSELDAVENQLKWASWELHSLRHCDDDARTENGALAPKQEIPSAGESHEVSGTLNIGVPQIFKYGETCFPKGRFERKRNPSRKKQHICDECGKHFSQGSALILHQRIHSGEKPYGCVECGKAFSRSSILVQHQRVHTGEKPYKCLECGKAFSQNSGLINHQRIHTGEKPYECVQCGKSYSQSSNLFRHQRRHNAEKLLNVVKV; encoded by the exons ATGTCTGCACAGTCAGTGGAAGAGGATTCAATACTTATCATCCCAACTCCagatgaagaggaaaaaattCTAAGAGTGAAGTTGGAGGAGGATCCTGATGGTGAAGAAGGGTCGAGTATCCCCTGGAaccatcttcctgacccggaggTTTTCCGCCAGAGGTTCAGGCAGTTTGGATACCAGGATTCACCTGGGCCCCGGGAAGCTGTGAGCCAGCTTCGAGAACTTTGCCGTCTGTGGCTCAggccagagacacacacaaaagaacaaatcTTGGAGCTGGTTGTACTGGAGCAGTTTGTTGCCATTCTCCCCAAGGAGCTACAGACTTGGGTTCGAGAGCATCATCCAGAGAATGGAGAGGAGGCAGTGACAGTCCTGGAGGATTTAGAGAGTGAACTAGATGACCCTGGACAGCCA GTTTCTCTTCGTCGACGAAAACGGGAAGTGTTAGTGGAGGAGATAGTATCTCAAGAAGAAGCTCAGGGATTACCGAGTTCTGAGCTTGATGCTGTGGAAAACCAGCTGAAGTGGGCATCCTGGGAGCTCCATTCCCTAAGGCACTGTG aTGATGATGCTAGGACTGAAAATGGAGCTCTAGCTCCAAAGCAGGAGATTCCTTCAGCAGGAGAATCTCATGAAGTTTCCGGCACTCTCAATATAGGTGTTCCTCAAATCTTTAAATACGGAGAAACCTGTTTCCCTAAGGGCAggtttgaaagaaagagaaatcccTCCCGAAAGAAACAGCATATATGTGACGAATGTGGGAAACACTTCAGTCAGGGCTCAGCCCTTATTCTTCATCAGAGAATCCACAGTGGGGAGAAACCCTATGGATGTGTTGAGTGTGGGAAAGCATTCAGCAGGAGTTCCATCCTCGTGCAGCACCAGAGAGTCCACACTGGAGAAAAACCTTACAAATGTCTCGAATGTGGAAAAGCTTTTAGCCAGAATTCTGGGCTTATCAATCACCAGAGAATCCATACTGGGGAGAAACCTTATGAATGCGTTCAGTGTGGGAAATCCTATAGTCAAAGCTCAAATCTTTTTAGACATCAGCGAAGACACAATGCAGAAAAACTTCTCAATGTTGTGAaagtttaa